In the Ictidomys tridecemlineatus isolate mIctTri1 chromosome 10, mIctTri1.hap1, whole genome shotgun sequence genome, aaagGGGGGGCTGGGATAGACATAAATTTATAAATCGTGACTACAACGTTTGTATCCATTTTGCTGCCCAACTACTCGAAACATAGCACTTAAAAAACCGCATTTATTAGTTCTCACGCATCTGTGGGTCATCTGGGTGGTTCTTCTGGCCTGCAGTCAGCTGGTGACTTGAGAGAGCCAACAATCTAGCATGGTCCCCACTCACCTCTCTCCATATGGCCTACAAGGTATCAAACAGCATAGTTCTTTGCTACTTCACCAGGTCTTCCTCAGTGGTCATCTCAGAGTCCCCAAGAACAATACCAGGGAGGAAGCCCCAGTACACAAGCATTTTACAAGTCCCTTCTAGGGACATTGACTAACACAAGTCACCTGACCAATATGGAAAGATCCTCTATGTGGATATCTGAAGCCACACACCACTGTGACCCattgttctcttttctctcccccaTTAGGATGACACTGTAcgtaggaaaagaagaagctgGCTTTTATGTCTCCAAAGCCTTGGTCCACACAGGAGTGGCCCTGGTGGTGAGAAGGGGTCTCTCGAGGGCTGGAAAGAGGAATGTAGCAGGAGAGGGGCCTCCTTCATGGCTGTCCATCTTCTCCCACAGCCTCGTGGACTGACCCTGGCCCCCATGGATGGCCCGACCACAGATGAGGTGACGCTCCAAGTCTCGGGGGAGCGGGAGGGCTCACCCAGCACTGCTGTCAGATACCCCTCAGGCAGTGTGGCCCTCCCGAGCCAATGGCTGCTCATTGGTAAGGTCCCTTGGCTCAAATTTGGAATAAAGGGTCTGTGAGCCCAGATACTTTAGAAGTTAGAAGGCTGAGATCACCTTCAGCCCTCTGATTTGTGTCCCTGCCCCTTAGGACACCATGAGCCACCCCCAGTCCTGCACACCACCATGCTGAGGGTGCATCCCACCTCAGGGAGTGGGACTGCTGCCACAAGACCCCCGGAGAGTACCCACACTTCAACTGTCTTCTCAGAGGTCAGTGCTAGAAGGGCAGAGGGCAGCAGATACATGGACAGCCCTTGGACCTTTCCCTCAGGCTTCTAGGAGTAGCCTGATGGAGGATTAGGTGACCTCAGAGTTTCAGAGAAGACAAACATTTTGTGGTTGTCACTGTCAGAACTGTTAGAAGTATCAAAAAGATATTGGGTTCCTAAACAGTGAAACATGGTTtgctgtcttttatttttcttcagcacaaatattgtaaaatattcatcaagtgagaattttaaaacagaaaaactacaaaaaaaaaaattgccttccTGGGAGCAGGTTAGATAAGAAGTACCAGTAAGTAGTTCAAGGTCAGGAGGAAGAGCCGTGACTTGGAGTACTAATTCTCAAATCTGGTCGCTCATCAGAATCACCCAGGAATCCATTCCAGACACACCAAATGCAGAGTCTCTGGAGGTGGACGTCTGTATTTTTAATGACGCCCCACGAGTACCTGTATTTTTAGTGACATGCAAGGAGATGCTGGTTTGGCAAACCACACTCCTGGGCACCATGATGTTTCAGCACCACGGAGAGCTCCATGGTTCCCACCATAACAGACCACTCACTGCCCCTTCAGCTAAGCCTTGCCCTGGACTGGGGAAGGGTTGGGGGTTCCACTGTGAGAGGGAGTACCAAGATTGAAAACCGCTTCGTTCCCAGCTCCTGAGCCTGAGTCGAGAGGAACCTTGGGACGCAGAGCTACATCCTGAAGAGAAAACTCCAGACTCTTATCCAGGGCTGGGATCCCAAGACCTGCTGGCAGCGAGTCTCACAGGTGTCCTCCTGGGAGGCTGGATTCTTTTCCTGATGAGGCAGGTAAGCCCATTGCTCTGACCTCAGGTGCATCGTAGTGTCTTTCCAGAGAGAACTCTGCTCCTctcagaccactgagccaccctcTCCCTCACCCCTTTCCAACTCTGCGCCCTGCCTTCCCCCCAGCAGTTCCCAGTCCCCTGCTCCTGTGCTGTGTGGGTTCATGGTCCAGGTGGAGGCCAGCTTAGGTGCGGGCCCTCACTGGGCAGGCCTGGCTGGGCTAAGCTCCCTGAACCCTCATGCGTTAGCAGCAGCAGTTGGCAGAGAAGCAGCAGAAGACTCCCCCAGCATCTGAAGGCCCTGCCATCTCACAGGACGCTCAGGCCCAGCTCCCAGAGGCCACCCCGCAATGCCAGAAGAGTCTTCAAAGTCCCTCCGAGCAAGCCCATCCACCCTGCGATCCTGAAGGTGAGCTGGAGTGAACAAGATGGGCCAGAATCAGGACAGAAAAGGGAGGGGCACACttaatttcaaaatgaatttaatagAAGCCATGATAGTGGGATGGTTCCACCTAAATAAGATAATAAGAGGGTGCTTTGAGGGCATTGTGTTATTGAGCACCCAAGGGTGGTCTTTATACTTATTATTAATTTCAAAGAACTCTGGATGTAGATAGAACTGAATGTAGatcaaactctattctctgttaACATTGACCAGTTGCTTGACCTCTGTGAATTtcagttttttcattttgttaaagaCTAAAAACACCTGTCTCATAGTAACCTTTCCCAATGAGGtgatatcattattatttaaatcaggCCTAGGTgatgttattaatataaaataatatcacaTTTAAAATGGTAATGGTAAGCTatctaagtaaaattttattttattatttttttttgatactggggattgaacccaagcatatttgaccactgagccacatcctcaaatctattttatgttttatttagagacagaatcttgctgagtcacttagggccttgctaagttgctgaggctggctttgaactttcgatcctccttcctcagcctcccaagctgctgggattgcaggggtgcaccaccacacctggcaccattttatctttttaaatattcctttcaTCTTTTCTCAATTTAAGCCTATCGACAGTCCCTTTCAAAGATTCTGTGGTATTTGGGGATGCTTCCGGGGGCTCAGCACATCTGTGCTTCTCCTGCTCCTCTGGCTCTGGGCGGGGCTGGTGCTGTTGGTGAACcaggcctggcccctcctggttctgctcccccCTCTTCCCCATGCAGCAGCTCCACCTGCTGTCAACTCAGGCTGAAGTCCACCCTGCAGTTGACTGTAGCTGCACCACAATCCCAGTGCTCCCCTGTGTGCTCCCCTTCCTCAGGCCTCTGCTGAGAGGGAAACACTCCCCTTCCTCGGGATCAGTGATTATCTTGTGGGATAGAACCTTGGGCCCAGCACAGACAAAGCATATGCTGTAGGACTGAGCTACACCGCAGCCCAGGCCAGCTCTTCTCCAGTGTCCCACAGCCAAGTTGCCTAAGCCCTGAAGTATTGTAATTCTTGTCATTTTAGAGATTCAAAGTGGGTCCAGGGAATAATCACCCTATTGCACCCCAAAACCCTCATCTCCGTTTGGAGATGACTTTAGGGTGGAGTGCAGACAATCCAGACTCCATCTTTTCCCGGGTCGTTTTTGTCAAAGGGTGCTGCAAACCCTCCTTGCCATTTTCCTTCCGTTACCCCTCACACCCCAACTCATCAGGCTCCAGTCATTGAGGAGGTAGAAATTCTTTCCCCAGAAGTCTCCCCAATTTCCATCTAAGTCACTAGATTTCAGACATCCTCTAGAGAAGTaacaaggaagaaggaaaagaatctcAGAACTTGAGTCTCAGGTCTGACTCAGCCAAGACAGCCTTGttatataaaataccaaaaattatTTATGCACTCTAGGGAAAGAGTCAGGGTGATATCGATGTTTTGGGACAAGCGCccaagaaaaatcaaagagattAGCCTAGATAGAGCCTGGTAATTTTGTTATTAAactcagtagaaaaaaaataactatataataCTAGATTTCCTCTGTCATTTAAAGTCTTTATAgttctttcacttctttgtttaaaatgtgaataagCTTGTTATTTGGCATTTTCATGCACTCTAGACAAAACCCAGAGAGAACAGGCGTTGATTATGTAGTGTGGAAAACGCTGTGGTGGTGGGATCATATAAGGAAGGAGTTTCGGGAATTCAAAGAAGGGGCACAAAATCCAGACTTGGGAAACAGGAAATAACCTAGATTCGAAGCCCAAACTGGGAGCCCAAGAAGGGGGAACTGCAAGTGAGCCCCAAAGAGTGGGACACAAACTAAAATTCAAAGATTACATTCTGCAAGTGAAAGTAAGGTTGCAGATTCATGCTCATGGACCAAGTGGATAGAGTAAAGCAGCCACCAAGGAGACAATAAGGAATGGCGGGGACTGTGGCAGTCTGGGAACAGCTGCCCTGCTAGTTTATAGCAGGGATTATGCTGGTCTAGCTTACTCCTATGACCATTGGCAGAGAGCAGGGCTCACTGAATGTTTGTTGGATCAAGACTGACTGGGCACTGGAGATTAAAAAACAGCACCTCTCATAAATAGGTATGAAATGAACGTGTGCTAAGCCACTGTGAGGAAAAGGCGGAGTTACTGTTAGTCTGAGATTTGCCCATTTAGGCAAAACCCAGATAGAACTATTTCGGAGTCCACAGTATCAGAATCTCAGTTAGACCTGGGAGAGTCAAAATATGGCTCATGGAGAAAAGCTCTTGAGAACCCACTCTTCAAACATAGCCTCCACCCCAGCACTTGGGGCAGCCTATTTTATTCTTAGGACACAAATGTCAAGCTCAGGAACTCTGATCTTGGAAATCTCAGCCCTCCTATCTCAGTAGGAGAGAGGGACATTTCTTATGAGTGTTTCTATGGCTAACAAATCACTTAACACAAATGCATGTACCCGTGCATACTTGGGTGTCCTTCAGAACTGCCAATCGTGTCATACATCCAACAGCAAGTGGACATTATCAAGCCTGAACCAGAGTGAGCCTGTTTCTAGCATTTCCTGTGTACAGGCACTGTTCTAAACACTTTGCATATATGAACTCACATTAACAACATTCCTGTGCTGTAGGTACTGTTATGATGCCTCTTCTATGGAAGAAGGCAGAAAAGCTTAATGACACTCTGCATCTCACCTCCAGGCTCATAGAGCTACTGAGTGGCAGCTCAGGAGTTCAGACAGGAAAGctgtctccagcctgtgctcttaATGGGCTGCTGTGGGATCCTGCCCTGTCTGAACACTGGCAAACACCCATGAAAGGATGCGACTATCTCTAAAGGTTCCCAGCCTATGTCAAAGCAGCAGCAAAATACAGTGTGTGCTCAGGACTTCCAAGAGATAATTCTGACTGTGTCATGTCCCCGACATGACAACTTTTGAATGCTTTATAACTTACCTCTTACATGTGTTGCCTCTCTACTATGATGCTGCAGAAGGCTGATAAATACCTGAATTCAAGGTCCTCAAGGCCTTAAGGCTGGACTCTGTCTAGTACCGAGGGTGCCACTGAACATCAGTCTAGCAAGCACTGAGCCAGCATTTATCCTACACCATGGGCATCAAGAACAGGAAAAGCAGGCGTACAATAGAATGGAAACCAGATGACCAGCACTTGTTCCAACAGGTTTTCAGTCGATTCTGTCCCCGATTTCTGAGCTGCCACAGACAGTACAGGTGATGTGCTTTCTGCAAAGCCCTGAATGCATTCATTCAAGTTGGATGTCCAGGGAACACCAACTTAGGTTACTGCATGCATATTGCAGAGAGGATGAGAACGAATGTTTAGCAAGCAGTGCTAGAGCATGGCTTGGGGCTGGTTTTAGTCAACTTTTGGGGGGCCATGACTTAAAGACCcaaacagaaaaattatagaagaggaaaagtttacttaagggctcacagttttagaggtctcagtccgtagacAGCCAGatccattcctcggggcttgagttgaggctgaacatcatggtggagtgtgtGGAGGATGGAAGCAGCTCtcgtgatgatcagaaagcagagagagaaactctgcttgccagatacaaatatataccccagctGGATGccatggcgcacgcctgtaatcccagcagaggttgagacaggaggatcacaagttcaaagccagcctctgcaatttagtgaggcgctaagcaattcagtgagaccccaactctaaataaaacacaaaatagggctggggatgtggctcagtggttgagtgcccccaagttgaatccccaataaaaatatatatatcccaaagccatgctCCCCAATGCCCTCCcttctccagtcacaccccaccagccttcaattaccactcaataaATCCCACCAGGTGATTAACCgattaaggctctcctaaccagacatttctcctctgaactttcttgcactgtcttccatgtgagcttttgggagacacctcatatcccaACCATAATAGGGCTTTTCTTACTGCTTCCTAACCctgattttaatttgcttttccacTTTTTCTAGAGCCGATTATAGAACCAGAAGCGAGTAGCATGTTCTCAGGGCCTATGCTCTGCACAATTCAGGGGTGTCATATAGTTGGCTGTATGGAGAGCGCCCCTTACAAACCTACAGACCCTTGCTCCCCTGAGCCCACCTCATCCATCCTAATGGGAAACCAAGGCCTTCTGGGGGTCCCTTGCCACCTTAGAACTAACTCTGGGGCCACAGAGGCTCCCAGTGCCCCGCTTCTTCCTTTCTGGCCAGTCTTTTCTGTAACTATGCTCACTCTCATCATGCTGCTACTGCCAAGTTCACCTTCCTGTTTGAAGCCAGTCCAACCTCAATTAAAGGATTCAGTTACAACTGGTGGAGGTGGGGCTAATGGCAGAgaaattcagggggaaaaaaaacaaggcagaAGATGCCAGAAAAGAGGCTAATTCAGCAAACATCTTCCTGCCCCCTCTTCCCATAGTCCTTCAGTCTTCACATTAATATGATGTAGGGTCCTTGACATTGCCctgctttacagatgagaaaacccagGCAGAGAGGTCAATTAACTTGCTCAAGTACACAGGAAGGAAGAGCTCTTGGACCTGTTAATCTGACACCTGGGTGCTGGCTCTTACCCACCAGGCTGAGCATGGAGGGGGAGGTCTGGACTGGACAGAGGGGGGCTGTGGGCAGCAAGCAGAGGCTCCCTGTGACACCGCCATCCTCTGTTCCCTAGCCGAGCAGCTCACTGTAGTGGGAAAGATTTCCTTCAACCCCAAAGACGTGCTGGGACGCGGGGCAGGTGGGACATTCGTTTTCCGGTAAgtggcaggcaggcaggagccAGGCTACAGACAGGGCACCGAGAGCCTTTGGCCGTTACCTCTTAGGGAACCATTCTTTCAAGACTCCCCAGGGTGGGGACAGGCTGACCCCTCTGCTCACAAGTTCCTACCCTTTCCTTTATCTGCTCTCTCGAACCCCTGTCCCCTTACCCACCTCCCAGGGGACAGTTTGAGGGTCGGGCGGTGGCTGTCAAACGGCTACTCCGAGAGTGCTTCAGTCTGGTTCGGCGGGAGGTCCAGCTGCTGCAGGAGTCCGACAGGCACCCCAATGTGCTCCGCTACTTCTGCACGGAGCGGAGCCCCCAGTTCCACTACCTTGCCCTGGAACTCTGCCAGGCCTCCTTGCAGGAGGTGAGCTGGGAGCTCAGGGAGGGCAGGGGGTCCTGGGCTGCATAGTGACACTTTGCCCTTCCATGTTACTCAGTATGTAGAGAACCCTGACCTTGGCCGCTGGGGCCTGGAGCCCACAATGGTACTCCAGCAGCTGACATCTGGCCTGGCACACCTGCACTCCCTACACATAGGTAACTGCTGGCCCTGCCTCCTGTCCCCAACTTCCACCTGCTCTTCTCCTGCACCAGCCACCAGCTCCCTCTCCATGCCACCCCTGTAGTGCACCGTGACCTGAAGCCGGGCAACATTCTCCTCACCGGGCCTGACGGCCAGGGTCAAGGCAGGGTGGTCCTCTCGGATTTTGGCCTCTGCAAGAAGCTGCCTGCCGGCCGCTGCAGCTTCAGCCTCCGCTCGGGCATCCCTGGCACCGAAGGCTGGATGGCACCCGAGCTCCTACAACTCCTGCCCCCAAACAGCCCTGTGAGTCTTCCCGCCTGCCCCAGGCCACAGGGCTCCCTGTGTCCCAGCTGCCTTCCAGAAGAGGCCCTACCCCACTTGCTGAGTGATCCACTGCTCCAAGCCTCTGCTGCTTGATCTGTGCAGAAGGGCTCTTCTTACTAGGGCAGTGGTTCTCCAACAGGGAGATTTTGCTGCGCAGGGGATCTTAAGATAAAAACCAATCTTCACTGATTCACAATTACTGGGGAACTGATGTGGGAAGAAAACGCCCAGATCCCCGGTACCCAGTGGTTCTGATCTAATTAGCTGGGGTAGAGCGTCCTGGGTGTTGTAGAGTTGGGTCCACAATCACTGATGTGGATGGAGGGTTCTGGGGAGCATCCGCTGATGTAGATAAAGCACAGAACAGCTTCTGACCCCATGGGCACTGGAGTTGGGGACCCCAGGGTTATAGATTTTGGAGTCACAGTGTGTGGGTGGAAGTTGAATTCATAGGTGTAGATAATACCAAAGGACAGTCACTAGAGAAATCACTTCCACTCCCCAAATCAGGAGAAAGCTCCAAGTGGTGGGCTGGAGATCCAAGGAACAATGCACTAATGCTGCAAGCccagaaagtttatttttttaaattactggcCACTATTTTGACATTAGGGGAAATCCCGCATAAAAATCTGGATTTGGGATTctcttaggggggaaaaaaaaatcagctctgCCATCCTAGCAGAATCTCCTGGGGACGATTAGCGGGAGCTGGGGATCAGCTGGCAGGGTCAGGGCCAATGCCAGGTCTCCAATGCTCACCGTCACCTACTGTAGCCTCTGTCACCTACTGTAGCCTCTGTCATGCTCCCTGTGCACCTGCAGGAAAGAGCGggaaaacccaaaccaaaaactcTGCAGGGTCACAGGTGCCAGGTGAAGAGCCAGGGGGGTCTTCAAcagagcagaggggaagggaCCTAACGCCAAGAGATGCAGCCCAGGACATGGCCAGGAGTTGTAGTCTGAACCAACCCCTGAGGGGATTTAGCCAGGGtgacttcctcctcctcattcccgTCTCTCTGGCCCCCCAGACCACTGCTGTGGACATCTTCTCTACAGGCTGTGTGTTCTATTATGTGCTTTCTGGTGGCAGCCACCCCTTTGGGGACAGTCTTTACCGCCAGGCCAACATCCTTGCAGGAGCTACCTGTCTGACTCACCTGGAAGAAGAGGCCCACGGTGAGGGAGACCTAGGcccagcagagagggaggaagagggcacGAGGCTGGGTAGGCCTGAACCATccttccttctgccccccagaCAAGGTGGTGGCCCGGGACCTGGTGGAAGCCATGTTGAGCCCTGTGCCGCAGGCCCGCCCTTCCGCTCCACAGGTGCTGGCCCACCCCCTCTTCTGGAGCAGAGCCAAGCAGCTCCAGTTTTTCCAGGTCAGAGGGAAACCTTGGGAATGGCCCCCCAGAAGTCCTAAGGTTGGGTCCTGATCAACAAGGGAAGTCAGCGGAACTACCTGTTCCGTCGTGCCCAGATATTCCATTCCATTGTGTAACCCTGACCAAGGGGACTGTGCCTCTGAACCCATTTGCTCCTCTATACAATGGACACATGGCACCTGCCTTCTGGGTAGGTGGTAAATCCCAAAGGTGCAGCCCAGCAAATCCAAGTCCCCAAGAGACAATGGTCCTGACCACCCTAAACCAAGAGGCTCTCTGCTTCACACTCCTACCGCGAGACACTCCTAGCCTTGGGGCGGCTGGCACTGATCACAAGGCTCAGGAGCTCTGTGGGTCCTAGGACGCCAGTGACTGGCTGGAGAAGGAGTCTGGGCAAGGGCCCCTGGTGACGGCGCTGGAGGCGGGCGGCTACAAGGTGGTCCGGCACAACTGGCACAAGCACATCTCCGTGCCACTGCAGACAGGCAAGGCACACACCTGGGGTGGCCAAGGGGAGCCCATGCGGGGCAACTCCAGAGCCCGTTTCTCTGCCTACAGATCTGAGAAGGTTCCGGTCATATAAGGGGACATCGGTGCGCGACCTGCTGCGGGCCATGAGGAACAAGGTATGTTCTGGGTCTGGGTGGGGCCTGGATCCTGGAAGGGGGGCCACAGCTGAGCCAGGGTCCCCTATCACCCCCCAGAAGCACCACTACAGGGAGCTGCCGGCCGAGGTGCAGCAAGCCCTGGGCCAGGTCCCCGACAGCTTTGTGCAGTACTTCACCCAGCGATTCCCGCGGCTGCTCCTCCATACCCACCGCACCATGAGGAGCTGCGCCTCGGAGAGCCTCTTCCTGCCCTACTACCCGCCAGCCGCGGAGGCCAGGGAGCCATGCCAGGAGCTACCGGGAGCTGAGCCAGCAGAGGGCGCAGAGACAGCCTCCATCCCAGCAGGCAAGGGAGTTGGGCCTGCAGCCGATGCGGAGGCCGAGGCCCATCTCAGTCCCTGAGGAAACCAGGGAGGCCTGGCAGCCTGGGTCTGCTGGAGCACACCTTCCCTGAGCCCGGGCCCCTCAGGGAACACAGCCACAGTGAAGATTCACGTGTGTTTAATGCGTATAAAGCTGAGGAAGGGGCAGTCCCGATTCAATAGAAATTCTCTGTGCAATTCATCTGGTGGGCCGAGTGAGAGCAGGAGCCAGAACCCACACCCCAACATGTACAAAAATAACTTACACACCCCACCTGCAGGGCCACGGAGCTCCTGCCCAGCCCCCAGGGCTGGGGCACACTACAGAAACTGCCCACGGGAGCCAACCAGCGTAGGCCCGGGAGCTGGTGGGGGTGAGGAGGCGCCAGTCCAGAGGGGGAGGCCTAGGAGGAGGCCTTGAGGCGGTTGCAGGCCGAGCGCGAGCTCAGGAGCTTGTCCACCATGGTGCGGGCGTAGCGCAGCCGGCTGGCCAGCTCCTTGCAGCAGCCGAACTCCTCCAGCAGGCTCAGGCGGTACGTGCGGAAGTCCCGCTTCTCGTCAATGTAGGTCACGGCTGCCATCAGCGGACACAGGATGAGTTTGGTATGGTcctggaaggagggaagggaggcaggagaTCCCAGCTGCCAGTGTGCACAGGGGACGGGGGAGGAAGGCACcgcagctgggggagggggagcaccGCTTGGCTCCCGTCCAGTGCCTGCAGCGGAGGACCAACACCCACACTCCCGACCCCCCCTCCACCCTTCTCCTGTCCCATCTACCTGGAAGAAGTTGATCTGCACGGTGCCATTGCTCAGGTGCAAGATGATGGCGCTGCGCGTGCGGAACCAGGTGCGCAGGTAGGGGAGCCGCGCGAGCTCGTCACCCTCGCGGGGCGTGATGTTGGCGCCCGCCTTCAGCAAGTGTTCGCTCATGTAATTGCGGAAGTACTTCAGGAGGGTGATCTggagggagagtggggaggggcTTCTGTGACTGAAGCCCTGCTGCGCAGTGGCCGACCCCGGCCGCCCAGAGCCGCCAGGGGCTCAGCTCACCTTCTTCATCAAGGAGTTGGGGTGGGAGCTCACGGAGAGGTAGGACTCGGTGCCGTCGCGCTCTATGTATTGCAGGCTGTCCCCGTCGTCGTACAGGATGAGGCGTGTGGAGTCATTGAAGAGCACCCCTACACTGTTGTCACACAGCTGATACCCTAGAGGCAGGGGGAGGGAGACCTCAGAAAGGGGAAGGAAGCGGGGGACTGGGGACTGGAACTGGGAGGCCTGGGATGCAGACAGGAGAGTTCTGAGAGAAGGGGACCTGGGAGCCACAAAAGGCCAGAGCTTGTAACAACTTCAAGGGCCACTGGCTGACCTGAGCCACCCCCTATTCTGGGAGAGACCTACCGAGGCCATACTTGTCCGAGTAGTCCACCCACTTGCTGACCCAGAAGATGGGGATGCACGCGGGATCCTCCGCCTCCTCTggaacagacagacagaccacTGATCAGAACCAGTCTCCTCCCCGCCCACTCAGAGCCCACACCCAGGAAGCTTGCTGAGCACCCACTGCTCTGTCCAAGGGCCTGGGGCCCCAGAGAAGGCACAGCAGGGCCTCTGCCACCAACGAGCCCAGAGGAGTGGCAGCACACACACCTAACTGGCAAGCTATCACACTATGCACCAAGTTCCGCCCCTCCAGCAGGCTGGCGCTCACAGAAAGCCTACTGCGCACCAGGAGTTGGGGCGGGAATTCACGGAGAGAGCAAGATACAAAAGCCTGGCCTCGGAGCTCACATGTgaggtggggtgtgggggggagatCAATCAAAACACATATGGACAAACTCCATAAGTTAGTTCTCTCATGGTAAAAGTCAGTGCCTAACTGGATTAAAAAACTGAGCAAATACACAATTCTGAATATATCAAATTGTTACGTTCAGTGCATGAAACAATCATTTTAAACACACTAAGCAAAGCCGGGAATTTTGGAATAAGCTGGGTGAAACGGTTATGGATAACTAACTACCCAGCAGGTAAAGGGTTGAGAAGGCCAGCAGTGGGTGCCAGGAGATGTTTGTGGAGCAGACATTGGAAGAAGCAAGAGTTCGAGGCTCGCAGATGTGGGGAGGAAGCGCTTTCCAGGGGCAGGAGCAGAAGGAACTAAAGGCCTGGGCCTGGGTCTCGGTGTCTGGAGGGAAGGCTGGGATCTACTGAGCAAGTGAACAGCATGCACAGACGTACACGCTGGCATGCTAGAAGGTGGAATACTTGTAGTGCAAGAAAAAGGCCACAGGGGCCCCACCCTGAGGGCCTTGGGTGTCAGGCTCACTCATTTAAATTTTGATCAATAGGAAACAGAAATCAAAGGGAGTCAGACGCTATTGACTTTCCCTGCTCCTCCAGGTGGCCCCAGCACCGCCCCCCCCCACCACTGGGGCCCTGCAGTACTCACCTTGCCTCACCAGCCCTCGCTCTGCGGGCTTGGAGGCATTGACACTGTGTAACTGCTGCAGCATGTCACTGAGGTGGCATTCGATCGCCTCATTCGTCTCCCGAACCACTGGTTCCTCT is a window encoding:
- the Ern2 gene encoding serine/threonine-protein kinase/endoribonuclease IRE2; protein product: MGTVAPGSGSPLWPGLGLLLQLAALLGTLGPQAQTLKPESLLLVSTLDGSLHALSKQTGDLKWTLKNDPIIQGPMYVTETAFLSDPADGSLYILGTQRQQGLMKLPFTIPELVHASPCRSSDGVFYTGRKQDAWFIVNPESGETQMTLTTDSLSTPHLYIGRTQYTVTMHDPRAPALRWNTTYCRYSAAPMDGSPGKYMSYLTSCGMGLLLTVDPGSGTVLWTQDLGVPVMGIYTWHQDGLHQLPHLTLARDTLHFLAIRWGHIRLPASGPQHTATHFSVLDTQLQMTLYVGKEEAGFYVSKALVHTGVALVPRGLTLAPMDGPTTDEVTLQVSGEREGSPSTAVRYPSGSVALPSQWLLIGHHEPPPVLHTTMLRVHPTSGSGTAATRPPESTHTSTVFSELLSLSREEPWDAELHPEEKTPDSYPGLGSQDLLAASLTGVLLGGWILFLMRQQQQLAEKQQKTPPASEGPAISQDAQAQLPEATPQCQKSLQSPSEQAHPPCDPEAEQLTVVGKISFNPKDVLGRGAGGTFVFRGQFEGRAVAVKRLLRECFSLVRREVQLLQESDRHPNVLRYFCTERSPQFHYLALELCQASLQEYVENPDLGRWGLEPTMVLQQLTSGLAHLHSLHIVHRDLKPGNILLTGPDGQGQGRVVLSDFGLCKKLPAGRCSFSLRSGIPGTEGWMAPELLQLLPPNSPTTAVDIFSTGCVFYYVLSGGSHPFGDSLYRQANILAGATCLTHLEEEAHDKVVARDLVEAMLSPVPQARPSAPQVLAHPLFWSRAKQLQFFQDASDWLEKESGQGPLVTALEAGGYKVVRHNWHKHISVPLQTDLRRFRSYKGTSVRDLLRAMRNKKHHYRELPAEVQQALGQVPDSFVQYFTQRFPRLLLHTHRTMRSCASESLFLPYYPPAAEAREPCQELPGAEPAEGAETASIPAGKGVGPAADAEAEAHLSP